In Apium graveolens cultivar Ventura chromosome 10, ASM990537v1, whole genome shotgun sequence, the following are encoded in one genomic region:
- the LOC141690132 gene encoding zinc finger CCCH domain-containing protein 40-like, producing MAHRLLRDVEADGWERSDFPIICESCLGDNPYLRMTKADYDKECKICTRPFTVFRWRPGRDARYKKSEICQTCSKLKNVCQVCLLDLEYGLPVQVRDTALSINSNDSIPKSDVNREYFAEEHDRRARAGLDYESSYGKVRPNDTILKLQRTTPYYKRNRAHVCSFYIRGECTRGAECPYRHEMPVTGELSQQNIKDRYYGVNDPVAMKLLNKAGEMPSLEPPDDESIRTLYVGGLDQRISDQDLRDNFYAHGEIETIKMVLSRACAFVTYTTREGAEKAAEELSNKLVIKGLRLKLMWGRPQAAKPEFEVSDEARQAVTHSGLLPRAVISQQQNHGQQQGYPEQPPAPMHYFNIPPQQPPQAQGRQLYPSMDPQRMGAVIPSQEGASSGSNENSSGSEKQQVQQYPPYSGMPPPQGQYYQPFYPQYGYPQPPYQSNPPQTYQPYPQPPYQPHAPPQAPGGHQAGSHYQHNAPVQAPIGHQAGPQHPNSHQAGLQKPGAQQAVPQQPSTHQTGPHQPSAHQAETHQPSAPSQTVGDPQAPPSSGPAQE from the exons ATGGCACATAGACTGCTAAGAGATGTTGAAGCTGATGGGTGGGAGAGGTCTGATTTTCCTATCATATGCGAGTCATGCCTCGGAGATAATCCATACCTCCGGATG ACAAAAGCAGATTACGATAAGGAATGCAAAATTTGCACTCGGCCTTTTACAGTTTTTAGGTGGAGGCCAGGGCGTGATGCAAGATATAAGAAGTCTGAGATTTGCCAAACTTGCAGTAAACTGAAAAATGTTTGTCAAGTTTGTCTTTTGGATCTTGAATATGGGCTGCCTGTTCAGGTCCGAGATACTGCACTCAGTATCAATTCCAATGATTCCATTCCAAAGAGTGACGTAAACAGGGAATACTTTGCGGAGGAACATGACCGTAGG GCGAGAGCAGGTCTGGATTATGAATCTTCATACGGAAAGGTGCGCCCAAATGATACTATCTTGAAGCTTCAGAGAACAACACCATATTACAAGAGAAACCGAGCACATGTTTGTAGTTTCTATATTAGGGGTGAATGCACTAGAGGGGCTGAATGCCCTTATAGGCATGAAATGCCCGTAACTGGAGAACTATCGCAGCAAAATATTAAAGATCGTTATTATGG GGTCAATGATCCGGTTGCAATGAAGCTACTCAACAAGGCAGGTGAGATGCCCTCATTAGAGCCTCCTGATGATGAGAGCATTAGGACCCTATATGTGGGTGGCCTTGATCAAAGAATCAGTGACCAGGACTTGAGAGACAACTTCTATGCTCATGGTGAAATTGAGACCATAAAAATGGTTCTATCACGAGCTTGTGCTTTTGTTACATACACGACCAGAGAAGGTGCAGAAAAGGCAGCTGAAGAACTCTCAAACAAGCTGGTCATAAAGGGTCTGAGATTGAAGCTGATGTGGGGTAGGCCTCAAGCAGCAAAACCTGAATTTGAAGTCTCTGATGAAGCAAGGCAAGCAGTGACCCACAGTGGATTGCTGCCAAGAGCTGTTATATCACAACAACAAAATCATGGTCAGCAACAAGGCTATCCAGAGCAGCCCCCAGCACCAATGCATTATTTTAATATTCCGCCACAGCAGCCTCCACAGGCACAGGGGAGGCAACTTTATCCTTCTATGGATCCTCAAAGGATGGGAGCAGTTATACCATCGCAAGAAGGAGCTTCTAGTGGGTCAAATGAGAACAGTAGTGGTTCAGAGAAGCAGCAAGTGCAGCAATATCCACCGTACTCGGGTATGCCACCTCCTCAAGGTCAGTATTACCAGCCTTTTTACCCCCAATATGGATACCCTCAACCTCCTTACCAAAGCAATCCCCCTCAAACTTATCAACCATACCCTCAACCCCCTTATCAGCCTCATGCACCCCCACAAGCCCCGGGTGGTCACCAAGCAGGATCCCATTATCAGCATAATGCACCCGTACAAGCCCCAATTGGTCACCAGGCAGGACCCCAACATCCCAATTCTCACCAGGCCGGACTTCAAAAGCCCGGTGCTCAGCAGGCAGTGCCCCAACAGCCCAGTACTCACCAGACAGGGCCCCATCAGCCCAGTGCTCACCAGGCAGAGACCCATCAGCCCAGTGCTCCTTCACAAACTGTTGGAGATCCCCAAGCACCACCTTCATCTGGGCCTGCACAGGAGTAA